The proteins below come from a single Pichia kudriavzevii chromosome 2, complete sequence genomic window:
- a CDS encoding uncharacterized protein (PKUD0B11740; similar to Saccharomyces cerevisiae YOR038C (HIR2); ancestral locus Anc_5.634): protein MYFHNGLLEQGSSSYVSINSSNQFMATASNEGNITIRSIAKIQELYENTENKLIPTTNTNIDPLKKYTTQFEVAKTPELDTMKLQQAQQILNTVNVRSRSKITCLRYANLLTNSNLLAAVYKNGEVYIITTPQDPAKCRVQQIFKYTNGQVADFVWSADDQLMAFSTFNNKVIIYDVIYGKVLATLNPHYNIETLNPKGNKIEISATPIKGIAFDRLGNDTLCTLGDDKILNIVKYKLVSDVILGRIFQYEIVQELNDIVSSSKLNKSAIDKISFSPDDDLIVLPNTSKNKAMKLTVLRRDNKTYQLNNELSAVGFKSYMSLFSPRVYQNAKGEKIYVIASASDTTLSIWRTDSFFPLYVDFTSTSTISNLCWSSDGMMLFVTYQNSGMSVAVFNKEEFGKPVYEMNALSTNLYNKTKDTLPLEFERMTKWRLFMRDHPETVKIREKDLNNSELRKLKIKKLQVKNSETPKSETQTPMPTTDTTIGTTNLVPLEPAKSKEKPIYLKEAPLKNKETPTQSKESMPGSEKSTTTEKTEATKQEKTRDSVNEKREKKDTTDTKRPEKAEKVNKAEKTEKVSKVTKVEKTEKAENMEKDNSRKENPKKRPHPTSNYELSSTSVPKDIHLRVAKMSRKESSQNGTTAQAPSKKRKEVEPVEFVGTVIINPQISFSNIRIAIPKLKKAIGYSFIDDETLSLQVTNGNGLESQPTRIALIKQISRGEPKQMFVDFIPHKVHVVSGSSHYIAVSTQNGQIITYTQSGSRILPALILGSPLSFLELKDEYLLAVTCTGELFVWNLKERKALFKSISLYPLLQPLYSSGQASATNVDGEDSNVNLDGNNLVFLNGELLTKSENVTLCSITSQGIPIVTLSNGNGYLFNKDMNTWSLISDSWWAFGSQYWDSSLSAESTKGIGLLEYMESHTNEEINRRGKAKFFIKISKMMLMREGYENLETIISLNHLENKINFYMSMDDYKNYKLYLIIYAKRLSELNLKARLIEVLSSLFNDMDGSICGHAKRELLEEVLLSCSKHREVQDILVPFSESVGILNHKGGSDIDVL, encoded by the coding sequence atgTATTTTCACAATGGGTTGCTAGAACAGGGCTCTTCTTCATATGTCTCCataaattcatcaaatcaatttATGGCCACAGCAAGCAATGAAGGTAACATAACAATTAGATCAATCGCCAAGATCCAGGAATTGTATGAAAACactgaaaataaacttATACCAACAACCAATACCAATATAGACccattgaaaaagtataCAACTCAGTTTGAAGTTGCGAAAACTCCAGAGTTGGATACAATGAAACTACAGCAGGCACAGCAAATACTAAACACAGTTAACGTTAGAAGTAGAAGTAAAATCACATGCTTAAGGTATGCCAACTTATTAACGAATTCGAATTTACTAGCAGCTGTTTACAAAAATGGTGAAGTCTATATCATTACAACACCACAAGATCCAGCAAAATGTCGTGTGCaacaaattttcaaatacacCAATGGCCAGGTTGCCGATTTCGTGTGGTCTGCTGATGACCAATTGATGGCTTTTTCAACCTTCAACAATAAGGTCATAATTTATGATGTCATATATGGTAAAGTTTTGGCGACGCTGAACCCTCATTATAACATTGAAACTTTAAATCCAAAAGGcaataaaattgaaatttcaGCCACCCCTATCAAAGGTATAGCATTTGATCGCTTGGGTAATGATACTTTATGCACACTTGGTGACGataaaatattgaatatCGTGAAATATAAATTGGTGAGTGATGTCATTTTAGGAAGAATATTTCAGTACGAAATTGTTCAAGAGTTGAATGACATTGTTTCGAGCTCTAAGCTGAACAAATCAGCTATAGACAagatatcattttctcctGATGATGATCTTATAGTTTTACCAAATAcatccaaaaataaagcaATGAAGTTAACGGTGCTCCGGAGAGATAACAAAACATATCAGCTAAATAATGAGTTATCAGCGGTCGGTTTTAAATCTTACATGTCATTGTTTTCTCCTAGAGTATATCAAAACGCAAAGGGAGAGAAAATATATGTTATTGCATCTGCTTCAGATAcaacactttcaatttGGAGAACCGACTCCTTTTTTCCACTTTATGTTGATTTCACCAGTACGTCTACGATATCCAATCTTTGTTGGAGTTCTGACGGCATGATGCTATTTGTAACATATCAAAATAGTGGGATGTCAGTTGCTGTATTTaataaagaagaatttgGGAAACCAGTGTATGAAATGAATGctttatcaacaaatttGTATAATAAAACCAAGGACACTTTACCGCTCGAATTTGAAAGGATGACAAAATGGAGACTCTTCATGAGAGATCATCCTGAAACGGTCAAGATAAGGGAAAAAGATCTTAATAACAGTGAGCTAAGGAAGCTaaagatcaaaaaattacaagtgaaaaattcagaGACACCAAAATCAGAGACACAGACACCTATGCCTACTACCGATACTACTATTGGAACCACAAACTTGGTTCCACTTGAACCTGCAAAATCGAAAGAAAAGCCGATTTATTTAAAGGAGGCACCATTAAAAAATAAGGAAACACCAACACAATCGAAAGAAAGTATGCCAGGATCAGAAAAAAGTACAACAACGGAGAAAACAGAAGCAACGAAACAGGAAAAAACTAGAGATTCTGTCAATGAGAAAAGGGAGAAAAAGGACACAACGGATACAAAGAGACCGGAAAAGGCGGAGAAGGTAAATAAAGCTGAAAAGACAGAAAAAGTTAGCAAAGTGACAAAAGTTGAGAAGACTGAAAAAGCAGAAAATATGGAAAAGGACAACTCTCGAAAAGAGAATCCCAAGAAGAGACCCCACCCAACGTCCAACTATGAGCTTTCATCCACTTCCGTTCCAAAAGATATCCATCTTAGGGTCGCTAAAATGAGCAGAAAAGAATCATCTCAAAATGGGACAACAGCTCAAGCTCcaagtaaaaaaagaaaagaagtaGAGCCAGTTGAGTTTGTTGGTACTGTGATAATTAACCCTCAGATTTCATTCAGTAACATACGTATAGCGATTCCAAAACTTAAGAAAGCAATTGGTTACAGCTTTATTGACGACGAGACTTTATCACTACAAGTAACAAACGGCAATGGACTGGAGTCACAACCAACAAGGATAGCCTTGATAAAGCAAATTTCCAGAGGTGAGCCAAAACAAAtgtttgttgattttattCCCCATAAGGTCCACGTAGTTAGCGGATCGTCACATTATATTGCTGTTTCGACACAGAATGGACAGATTATAACTTACACACAATCCGGCAGTCGTATATTACCGGCTTTAATTTTGGGGTCACCACTTTCGTTTTTAGAGCTAAAGGATGAGTACCTTCTTGCTGTTACGTGTACGGGAGaattgtttgtttggaatCTAAAGGAAAGGAAGGCTCTATTCAAGTCCATCAGCTTATACCCACTACTCCAGCCACTTTACTCTTCCGGCCAAGCCTCTGCAACAAACGTTGATGGCGAAGACTCAAATGTTAATCTTGACGGAAATAACTTGGTTTTTTTAAATGGTGAGCTTTTAACCAAGAGCGAGAATGTGACGCTATGTTCAATCACATCACAGGGTATTCCTATAGTTACTTTAAGTAATGGGAACGGTTATTTATTTAATAAGGATATGAACACTTGGTCTTTGATCAGCGACTCGTGGTGGGCTTTTGGTTCTCAATACTGGGACAGTTCGTTATCAGCTGAAAGCACTAAGGGTATTGGATTATTGGAATACATGGAGTCGCATACtaatgaagaaataaacagAAGAGGGAAAGctaaatttttcattaagatatccaaaatgatgttgatgagaGAGGGATATGAAAATCTAGAAACTATAATTTCACTAAATCATTTGGAGaataaaatcaactttTATATGAGTATGGACGATTATAAGAATTACAAACTCTACCTTATAATTTATGCTAAAAGGTTGAGTGAGTTGAATCTAAAAGCAAGACTGATAGAAGTTTTGTCAAGCTTATTTAATGATATGGACGGGTCGATTTGCGGTCATGCCAAGAGAGAATTGTTGGAAGAAGTATTACTTAGCTGCTCCAAACATAGAGAAGTACAGGATATTTTAGTTCCTTTTAGTGAGTCTGTCGGAATTCTAAACCATAAAGGAGGCTCTGATATTGATGTACTATAG
- a CDS encoding uncharacterized protein (PKUD0B11750; similar to Saccharomyces cerevisiae YDR268W (MSW1); ancestral locus Anc_5.633), translated as MIKKTIRRAIRVRYYSQPTVQTISVLDPNFKLANNSTIVSGIQPTGTFHLGNYFGAIKSWHDLNTKVNKDPETKTSLSFFVADLHSLTVPQDYQLLHKQRIEAFASIIACGNDPDTSTIFYQSTIPEIAQLNWILTCFTGMGYLNRMTQWKSKANLKDTANVSDSDALGKVKLGLFGYPVLMASDVLTLKATHVPVGEDQSQHLELTRDIAESFNKSVGGPYFELPKTILTPTKKILNLKNPEKKMSKSDKDPLSKILITESAEDIRKKFRKATTDSIEGKLTFNPVERPGIANLINILAAANDETVEKTTAFVQDLTKKELKDLVADSVIRELDEPSRKYHELMANTDYLRKLSNNGTERARAVADKTLREVMKLVGLTS; from the coding sequence atgataaagaaaacaataagAAGAGCAATACGTGTAAGGTACTACTCTCAGCCTACTGTTCAGACCATTTCAGTTTTAGATCCGAATTTCAAGCTTGCAAATAACTCCACTATAGTGAGTGGAATACAGCCTACTGGCACATTTCATTTGGGTAACTATTTTGGGGCTATCAAATCCTGGCATGATTTGAACACCAAAGTTAATAAGGATCCAGAGACCAAAACTTCTCTGAgtttttttgttgctgATTTACATTCATTGACCGTTCCTCAAGATTATCAGTTGCTGCACAAACAAAGAATTGAAGCTTTTGCGTCAATCATTGCTTGTGGAAATGATCCGGATACATCAACTATTTTCTATCAATCTACAATTCCAGAAATTGCACAATTGAATTGGATTCTCACATGCTTCACAGGTATGGGGTACTTGAACCGTATGACACAATGGAAGTCTAAAGCTAATTTGAAGGATACTGCCAATGTATCTGATTCCGATGCCTTAGGAAAAGTAAAATTAGGACTGTTTGGGTATCCAGTTTTAATGGCATCTGATGTGTTGACGCTTAAAGCCACACATGTTCCTGTTGGTGAAGATCAAAGCCAACATTTGGAACTAACTAGGGACATTGCAGAATCATTCAACAAAAGTGTTGGGGGTCCTTATTTTGAACTACCGAAAACAATACTGACTCCAACCAAAAAGATTTTAAATCTGAAAAATCCTGAGAAAAAGATGAGTAAATCTGATAAGGATCCattatcaaagattttgattaCAGAGTCCGCAGAAGATATTAGAAAGAAATTCAGAAAGGCAACTACAGATTCCATTGAAGGTAAATTGACATTTAATCCTGTTGAAAGACCAGGGATCGCTAACTTAATCAACATTCTTGCCGCTGCTAATGACGAAACTGTGGAAAAAACTACGGCGTTTGTTCAGGACTTGACGAAAAAAGAGTTGAAGGACTTGGTGGCAGATAGTGTTATCAGAGAGCTCGATGAACCCTCAAGAAAGTACCACGAATTGATGGCAAACACTGATTATTTACGAAAACTGAGTAATAATGGTACGGAAAGAGCAAGAGCTGTTGCTGACAAAACTCTAAGAGAAGTAATGAAGCTGGTCGGTTTGACATCATGA
- a CDS encoding uncharacterized protein (PKUD0B11760) yields MSNIVDFFAFTDEVEPVLHPEKKKRKQKKKRLIKEENKAKHEDQKSSSYENTGLLDNVSGPEKEEETDLTKLLGLSESRNVEIMSLEDTPPTEPLSTLSSITDREKRYKRRGLKFSQEDEPVIEILDTVTDDTNSHQEKRGGDNRGNVDNGEDDDDDPFLKNLNRFLDSVREDERETVNLLLNQKQEDVKINGQLFEPSTIKFELHVTIQAAGQISGTYELQIKSTTKVGKLISKLLPLFNADAETPFPEEEWPSLVLYIEGLNIILDQSLKCISLLAYKNQLKESLNVVGFEVSVLITTEKHANYLQSTSMQQRMQANIEDEDEMGHTIKLTINDLQNNEKTDLEISLKSLLGDLLSLYKYKKRLPQALKIKLLSDQEVEFDEMKTISGYKFEDRQIINVTYDVWELEELRRQSEFTLGLEMESDEDEAGDDDVGKKHRNIAGGTDPEYFTVYVAGKDKKRYKVDVKPSTKIFEIAKFYIEKAGLDPNTTLSLIFDDEKLENNSKVGDTELEQDFIIDAIIH; encoded by the coding sequence ATGAGTaatattgttgatttttttgcattCACTGATGAGGTAGAACCTGTATTGCATcctgaaaagaaaaagagaaagcagaagaagaagcgtttgataaaagaagaaaacaaggCTAAACATGAAGATcagaaatcatcatcatatGAAAATACAGGGTTGTTGGACAATGTATCAGGGccagaaaaagaagaggagACTGACTTAACTAAACTTCTGGGCTTATCTGAGTCAAGgaatgttgaaattatgTCTCTTGAGGATACACCACCAACTGAACCCTTATCAACTTTAAGTAGCATAACAGACCGTGAAAAGCGATACAAAAGACGTGGTCTTAAGTTTTCACAAGAAGATGAACCGGTAATAGAAATTTTGGACACTGTTACTGATGATACGAATAGTCATCAGGAGAAAAGAGGGGGTGATAACCGAGGGAATGTTGATAACGGGgaagatgacgatgatgatcCTTTTctgaaaaacttgaacaGGTTTCTAGATTCAGTTAGAGAAGATGAACGAGAAACCGTGAATCTATTGCTCAATCAAAAGCAAGAGGATGTGAAAATAAATGGACAACTTTTTGAACCCTCTACAATAAAATTTGAATTACATGTAACAATTCAAGCTGCAGGTCAAATATCGGGAACATACGAGTTGCAGATTAAGAGTACCACCAAAGTAGGTAAACTAATCAGTAAACTATTACCATTATTCAATGCTGATGCTGAAACCCCATTTCCCGAAGAAGAGTGGCCGAGTTTAGTGCTTTATATTGAGGGATTGAATATTATCTTAGACCAGTCTTTGAAGtgtatttctttgttagcctataaaaatcaattaaAAGAATCACTCAATGTTGTGGGCTTTGAGGTAAGTGTTTTGATAACCACTGAAAAACATGCAAATTATTTGCAGTCAACTTCAATGCAACAAAGAATGCAAGctaatattgaagatgaagacgaaaTGGGTCATACAATTAAATTAACTATCAACGATCTCCagaataatgaaaaaactgACTTAGAGATATCCTTAAAGTCGTTACTCGGCGATCTTCTGTCACTTTACAAGTATAAGAAAAGGTTACCACAAGCTCTCAAAATTAAGCTGCTTTCAGACCAAGAAGTCGAGTTCGATGAAATGAAGACAATCTCTGGttataaatttgaagacaGACAAATAATAAATGTAACATATGATGTTTGGGAACTCGAAGAACTTAGAAGACAGTCTGAGTTTACCTTAGGATTGGAAATGGAaagtgatgaagatgaggcGGGTGACGATGATGTGGGGAAGAAACATCGAAATATTGCTGGTGGTACCGATCCAGAATATTTTACAGTTTATGTTGCAGGTAAGGACAAAAAACGGTACAAGGTGGATGTTAAACCAAGTACCAAAATATTCGAGATTGCTAAATTCTACATAGAAAAAGCAGGATTAGATCCAAACACTACTTTGTCTCTGATATTTGATGACGAAAAACTAGAGAACAACAGTAAAGTTGGCGATACAGAACTTGAACAAGATTTTATCATTGATGCCATTATACATTAG
- a CDS encoding uncharacterized protein (PKUD0B11770; similar to Saccharomyces cerevisiae YOR037W (CYC2); ancestral locus Anc_5.632) codes for MQRSLLRLPKPSSWRFVRYNSNVPADKKNDSNLPLNRSEDFNQLTEKFNPDLSSKVSKPSASLPAIDPSLKELMTKPKTEYNPLMNAQQNSYEFKAPKSPKQLYKQQLEEKSRPKSKLRKMLPSLLICGGLCWGIFTYYYITKEKDPNVDRDTALLRDDKFLPYIVTFKHKINDDHYLIELTRKNRAEKLIHNEQLFNGDRLWSVEIMQPDINIVRNYTPLPMYVAGIDPTTKEPHLRLVKELEEEGKFVLIVKKYDQGEFSRWLTSRNLLDEVKLRGPIIEYKFPFHPLDRVEERPQMSNTLTSIKPDPIWPENLPKPENFTFFAAGTGIMPLYQLIYSPNPPKGFIDVWYSIKDESEILPQIKTLNFFAEKCGRVKFHYIISNTNKHQHLTAKQIESPTLANYSGGMDLHITEEAYKQKLLREKKLEIQKQLKGEKTAASPPLHEQKLVIIDSNGTQVSSENIIKPIDSKIKPENAYQQWTFFKKSKEFPPSSFAFICGPENYIADISGKPDLNNLEKKDNGPIGGILKEKGWTLNNIKRLQ; via the coding sequence ATGCAACGCAGCTTGCTGAGATTACCCAAACCCAGCTCCTGGCGCTTTGTCAGATATAATTCCAATGTTCCTGCCGATAAGAAAAATGACTCAAATCTCCCCCTTAATAGATCGGAAGATTTCAATCAATTAACTGAAAAGTTCAACCCTGATTTATCGTCAAAAGTATCTAAGCCATCTGCTTCTCTGCCGGCAATAGACCCATCACTAAAGGAACTGATGACGAAACCCAAAACTGAATATAATCCTTTGATGAATGCCCAACAAAACTCATACGAGTTCAAAGCACCTAAATCTCCAAAACAATTGTATAAGCAACAACTTGAGGAAAAATCACGTCCAAAGTCAAAACTACGTAAGATGTTGCCATCATTACTTATTTGTGGAGGTTTATGTTGGGGTATTTTTACTTACTACTACATAACGAAGGAGAAAGATCCGAATGTTGATCGAGATACAGCCCTACTAAGAGATGATAAATTTTTGCCTTATATTGTCACATTCAAACACAAGATTAATGATGATCACTATTTAATTGAGCTAACCAGAAAAAACAGAGCCGAAAAATTGATCCACAATGAGCAACTATTCAATGGTGATAGATTATGGAGCGTCGAAATAATGCAACCCGATATCAATATTGTGAGAAATTACACTCCTTTACCCATGTATGTTGCTGGTATTGATCCAACTACAAAAGAACCACACTTAAGACTTGTCAAGGAgctagaagaagaaggtaaGTTTGTTCTCATTGTTAAGAAGTACGATCAAGGTGAATTCTCTCGCTGGCTTACCAGCAGGAATTTGTTAGATGAAGTTAAATTGAGAGGTCCAATAATCGAATACAAATTTCCTTTCCATCCATTAGACAGAGTTGAGGAACGTCCTCAGATGTCAAATACGTTAACTTCTATCAAGCCGGATCCAATATGGCCTGAAAATTTACCCAAACCAGAAAACTTCACTTTTTTTGCAGCCGGTACCGGTATTATGCCATTGTACCAATTAATATATTCGCCAAATCCTCCAAAGGGATTCATTGATGTTTGGTATTCTATCAAGGATGAATCCGAAATTTTACCACAAATTAAAACACTTAACTTCTTCGCCGAGAAGTGTGGCCGAGTTAAATTTCACTATATTATTTCAAACACCAATAAACATCAACACTTAACTGCAAAACAAATCGAGTCACCAACATTAGCAAATTACTCAGGCGGTATGGATTTACATATCACAGAAGAGGCATACAAGCAGAAACTATTGCGTGAAAAGAAACTTGAGATTCAAAAGCAGTTGAAGGGAGAAAAGACAGCAGCTTCCCCGCCATTACATGAGCAGAAATTAGTCATAATTGATTCTAATGGTACACAAGTTAGTTCGGAAAATATCATTAAACCAATagattccaaaatcaaaccaGAAAATGCGTATCAGCAGTGGAcattttttaaaaagtCCAAAGAGTTTCCACCGTCTTCATTTGCATTCATATGTGGACCTGAGAATTACATTGCTGATATCTCAGGTAAACCAGATCTTAACAACCTagagaagaaagacaaTGGACCTATCGGTGGTATTCTCAAGGAAAAAGGGTGGACCTTaaacaatatcaaaagattACAATGA
- a CDS encoding uncharacterized protein (PKUD0B11780; similar to Saccharomyces cerevisiae YDR267C (CIA1); ancestral locus Anc_5.631) has protein sequence MPELELLGEIQAHEEPVWAVSTHSSLPLLATCSSDKTSKVYDISDLNNIRAVTTLDEQTHTKTIRSVSFKPSTTREYPTLALGSFDSTCSVWGADTPESEWELLAVIEGHENEVKCIDWSLDGKYLATCARDKTIWVWETDEMNEEFECIAVLSEHEGDVKFVKWNNINGEHSFLSCSYDDTLRIWRQDDYDEDEFNCVGIIRFECTVWSATWIDEDTVACSTDGGQVLMYERASHPSSSDGLPSTVKKVEEWKISPSFKVANHNGPVYSIVSKKGVLVSVGSDGVITKMEKKEGEWRVSGDKKLGHGVREINGVAITNEGVIVTCGDDGVVRIWR, from the coding sequence ATGCCCGAATTAGAGCTTCTCGGTGAGATACAAGCACATGAGGAACCAGTATGGGCTGTATCGACTCATTCAAGCTTACCCTTATTAGCTACATGTTCAAGTGATAAAACATCTAAAGTTTATGATATCTCAGACTTGAATAACATTCGAGCAGTAACCACGTTAGATGAACAGACACATACAAAGACCATCCGAAGTGTTTCCTTCAAGCCATCTACTACACGCGAGTATCCTACCCTGGCATTGGGGAGCTTTGATTCAACCTGTTCTGTTTGGGGTGCAGACACACCTGAAAGTGAGTGGGAATTATTGGCGGTTATCGAAGGCCACGAGAATGAGGTGAAATGCATCGATTGGTCTTTAGATGGGAAATATCTTGCCACTTGCGCAAGAGACAAAACCATCTGGGTGTGGGAGACAGACGAAATGAACGAGGAGTTTGAATGTATAGCGGTTTTGAGTGAGCATGAGGGAGACGTCAAATTTGTTAAATGGAACAATATCAACGGGGAGCATTCTTTCTTGAGTTGTTCTTATGATGACACCCTAAGAATTTGGAGACAGGATGACtatgatgaggatgaattCAACTGTGTTGGTATAATCAGATTCGAATGTACCGTTTGGTCAGCTACATGGATCGATGAAGACACAGTTGCATGCAGTACCGATGGGGGACAAGTGTTAATGTACGAAAGGGCAAGCCATCCGTCTTCCAGTGACGGATTGCCAAGTACAGTGAAGAAAGTGGAGGAATGGAAAATCAGTCCTTCTTTCAAGGTTGCAAACCATAACGGCCCAGTCTACAGCATAGTAAGTAAAAAAGGTGTTTTAGTGAGTGTTGGAAGTGACGGTGTTATCACCaagatggagaagaaggaagGAGAATGGCGTGTTTCTGGCGACAAGAAGCTTGGACACGGAGTAAGGGAGATCAACGGTGTGGCTATAACTAACGAAGGTGTCATTGTCACGTGTGGCGATGACGGGGTTGTTAGGATATGGAGGTAA
- a CDS encoding uncharacterized protein (PKUD0B11790; similar to Saccharomyces cerevisiae YLR059C (REX2); ancestral locus Anc_8.35): MLKRAFGIFSRSNSTNKSSGAISTASNTLSPSEIISKAQEKAKDPKCDALKPIVWIDCEMTGLDHQKDSIIEICCLITDKDLKLIDEEGYESVIHQDQKVMDSMNEWCVNQHGKSGLTEKVIKSTKTKEEVEAELLEYLKKYMNPGVGILAGNSVHMDRLFMLKDMPKVVDYLTYRIIDVSSIMEIAKRFHPLVANSRPRKRGAHTSRADILESIQDLEYYRGSYFRGPNEATATTIKEFLKTWPTPEPSNEDDKNNFKEEKSQDEVKLSQNGNEHPSKRRKV, encoded by the coding sequence ATGCTCAAGAGAGCCTTTGGTATTTTCAGTAGGAGTAATTCCACAAATAAATCGAGCGGCGCCATTTCGACGGCGTCAAACACACTATCACCAAGCGAGATTATATCCAAGGCACAAGAGAAGGCCAAGGATCCTAAATGCGATGCCCTAAAGCCTATAGTATGGATCGACTGCGAGATGACGGGGCTCGACCATCAGAAGGACAGCATTATTGAGATATGCTGTTTGATAACAGACAAggatttgaagttgattgaTGAGGAAGGGTACGAATCTGTCATTCATCAAGATCAAAAGGTGATGGACTCTATGAACGAGTGGTGTGTCAACCAGCATGGGAAAAGCGGGCTCACTGAGAAGGTCATCAAGAGCACCAAGACCAAGGAGGAAGTGGAGGCAGAGTTGTTGGAGTATCTCAAGAAATACATGAATCCCGGTGTAGGGATCCTTGCAGGAAACAGCGTCCATATGGATCGGTTATTTATGCTCAAGGATATGCCGAAAGTTGTCGATTATCTCACCTACAGAATCATCGACGTCAGTTCCATTATGGAGATTGCAAAGAGGTTCCATCCTCTAGTTGCCAACTCCAGGCCTCGTAAGAGAGGTGCACATACTTCTCGTGCAGATATTCTGGAGAGTATCCAAGATCTTGAGTATTACCGTGGGTCCTATTTCCGTGGGCCAAATGAGGCAACCGCCACTACAATTAAGGAGTTTCTAAAGACATGGCCAACTCCAGAACCTTCAAATGAGGATGATAAAAACAACTTCAAGGAGGAGAAAAGCCAAGATGAAGTCAAACTCTCccaaaatggaaatgaaCATCCATCAAAGAGACGCAAAGTTTAA
- a CDS encoding uncharacterized protein (PKUD0B11800; similar to Saccharomyces cerevisiae YER045C (ACA1) and YIL036W (CST6); ancestral locus Anc_7.211), with the protein MSDTFRAGNTSQQVPSPTHPLQTQGQVQGQRQVQGQSFQHKKQVADPSSQPLQVTNSLSSQHTFENFHLDPQDFQNFLLINPPLTEYSSHCYMNFNKAQPDPLDTDQLLDQLLIDKPDLNPITPPISNNDLTINNNTQTQQQHVVSQNLQQPMQSMQQQYSNLASQFDLVDQNMPLPTRRLSISNGQIGQISMMVHSQLQPEQISLQQTPTQPQEQQQHQTYNSVVKQEMVTPSTSITTTPVAMNNVPAGAPIEVDKNGIPTRELIYENQVIFNPNGPIPGTNAWKRAKILERNRIAASKCRAKKKNLQKKLEEDVSRLNEEKASLLKMLEILKGRVLRYCNKNGVDPEYVMGSDELIKEHEVKVKIEEAKRRESQAGGKDVANMDPIAKKLDEFVKK; encoded by the coding sequence ATGTCGGACACATTTAGAGCAGGAAACACATCTCAACAAGTGCCCTCCCCAACACATCCGCTCCAGACACAAGGACAGGTGCAAGGACAGAGACAAGTGCAAGGACAATCTTTTCAACATAAAAAGCAAGTTGCCGATCCATCAAGCCAGCCGCTGCAGGTGACAAACTCTTTATCTTCACAACACACTTTTGAGAACTTCCATCTTGACCCACAAGACTTTCAGAACTTCTTACTAATAAACCCTCCGTTAACCGAATATTCGTCACACTGCTATATGAATTTCAATAAGGCACAGCCAGACCCGCTGGATACAGACCAGCTACTAGACCAGCTGCTGATTGATAAGCCAGACTTGAACCCCATTACCCCTCccatttcaaataatgacTTGACtataaacaacaacacTCAAACCCAGCAACAGCATGTTGTGTCACAGAATTTACAACAACCAATGCAAAGCatgcaacaacaatattcGAATCTTGCCTCACAATTTGATCTTGTTGACCAGAATATGCCTTTACCAACACGGCGGCTTTCCATATCCAATGGTCAAATTGGCCAAATCTCAATGATGGTCCACTCACAATTACAACCAGAACAAATCTCCTTACAACAAACCCCCACGCAACCACAAgaacaacagcaacaccaAACTTATAACTCTGTTGTCAAACAAGAAATGGTCACACCGTCAACTTCTATAACGACAACCCCCGTTGCCATGAATAACGTTCCAGCGGGTGCTccaattgaagttgataaGAATGGAATACCAACGAGGGAATTGATATACGAAAACCAAGTTATTTTCAATCCTAATGGCCCGATACCGGGCACAAATGCATGGAAGAGGGCCAAAATTTTAGAGAGAAATCGGATAGCTGCATCTAAGTGTCgtgcaaagaagaagaatttaCAAAAGAAGCTCGAGGAAGACGTGAGTAGATTAAACGAGGAGAAGGCGTCGTTGTTAAAGATGCTCGAAATACTGAAGGGCCGGGTCTTACGATATTGTAATAAGAATGGCGTTGATCCAGAATACGTTATGGGGAGCGATGAGTTAATAAAGGAGCACGAAGTCAAGGTGAAAATTGAGGAGGCGAAAAGAAGGGAGAGTCAAGCGGGCGGCAAGGATGTGGCTAACATGGATCCAATTGCCAAGAAATTAGATGAGTTTGTTAAGAAGTAA